One genomic window of Glycine soja cultivar W05 chromosome 9, ASM419377v2, whole genome shotgun sequence includes the following:
- the LOC114424980 gene encoding uncharacterized protein LOC114424980, with amino-acid sequence MVETPPKCKLTFTLIFCIVISHSLGLVSFTLCIASETKRNKKGDLRWNGKLCHLPSSPAFGLGVASLVCLVLSQIVGNSILFRTYCSGGKRNAKFEIPFVARILLLISWLSFGIAVILLIVATSMSRRQAYGEGWLNGECYLVKGGIYVGLAILIIVSVESLMGSALLTMKTNDEADQGNKIHAQTERSDT; translated from the exons ATGGTGGAAACTCCTCCAAAATGCAAACTCACATTCACATTAATCTTCTGCATCGTTATCTCCCACTCTCTTGGCTTAGTTTCCTTCACCTTGTGCATAGCCTCCGAGACTAAGAGGAACAAG aaGGGGGATCTCAGATGGAATGGGAAACTATGTCATTTACCATCAAGTCCTGCATTTGGATTGGGTGTTGCATCTTTGGTTTGTTTGGTTTTGTCCCAAATCGTTGGGAATTCTATATTATTCAGGACTTATTGTTCAGGAGGGAAAAGAAACGCAAAGTTTGAGATACCTTTCGTTGCAAGGATTCTGCTTTTGATATCTTG GCTTAGCTTTGGAATTgcagttattttattaattgttgCCACAAGCATGAGCAGAAGGCAGGCCTATGGGGAAGGGTGGTTGAATGGTGAGTGTTATCTTGTCAAAGGAGGGATTTACGTTGGTTTAGCAATATTGATCATAGTTTCAGTAGAATCGTTAATGGGTTCAGCTTTGTTAACAATGAAGACCAATGATGAAGCAGATCAGGGTAACAAAATACATGCACAAACGGAACGGAGTGACACTTGA